GCCCGTAACAAGAAACGTCCACTCTGGAAAAGACGATGTTTCGTTGATGAAAAAGGACCCCCCCTCTGAGTGAGGTCTCCTCGGACTTGCCAATGCTGTCGACCATGTCAGCACAAAGAGTCTTCCAACACTACCTGAACTGCAAGACCTACCAAAATATATCGTCAACATGctaaacaaaaacaacctcGCAGCCGCATCCTTATCCACCCGCAGCAGATGATGctgcccatcatcactcaaaTACTTCATCGCCTCCCTGCTCGCCTTCTGATGCAGCACCATCCCCTGCGCGGTATAAAAATCCCTCTTCTCCGAGCTCTCCTGATGGTAAGCAAGATGCAACGAACTAATCGCCAGCACAGCCCTCATGATGAAATCACACTTTAGCGCCgcatccaccacatccacccgCCAAAACTCCCGCACGCCAGCGTCAGACGCCAGGGTGAGATATGTCCTCGAGGTAAAGTTGTGcagcagctccagctccaacagcGGCAAAGCATCCGACTCGACCGACTGAGAGTGAGGATACGGACCCGAaggcgacgacggcgagCGGGACGCTCTCGTGGCAGTTTTGGCAGCATGCCTCGCACCACTGGTTCTGTTAGGAATCCCAAGCGTGACTGGAGTGGCGGTCCCCGGCGGAGCGGTGAGAAAAGGGCACTCGACCCCGTGCGAGATGCAGTTGAGACATGACGGGTGGCGTTCGTCACACTGGGGAACCCGACAGTCTGGTTAGATCGGATCTATCTAGATTTTGAAACGATCGGAAGAGTAGGGGGAGAGCGCAGACCTTGATCTTGCGTGCCTTGCATATGGCACAACCGGTGCGGCTCTTTTTGTGCGTCCTTCGGCCCGTGTACGTCAGGCCCACcggtggctgctgctgtcgatGGGTCACGAGGGTGGGGACGGGAGccggtggttgtggtggcaCGTTCTGGCCACCATGTGGTGTCGGAACGTTGGATCCGAAGGGTGTGGGGGTCccggctggggaggagggactgGGTGTcaacaagctgctgctgctgctgctcgggttcgggttggaggagttggacaTGTGGGTGAGACTagatgattggctggggaaCGTGTTGGAGTGAGATCAGTGAGATTGAGCGGGTGATGACAGGTTGGCCACGTTTGGGTCGTGAAACCGTCTGATTTCTGATGTTCTGTTCCTCTCGAGGTATCTTACAACTCAACAGATAGAAAAGACCAAACTCTGAACGAACACTCAGGAGGAACAGATGAAAGACAGATGGCGCGGCCTTTTGACTGGTCAatggcttcttgatgaggcTGTGGTCCAGCGACCCGGATAGCGACCCCCGAGGCTCAACTGGTCGGTGGGACTGCATCGCGCTAAAACCATCCCCGCAGATGCCAAGCAACGTGCCAAATGACTGTGGATCTGGGGCTGTCAAAAAATTCCAACGACGTCAGAGAAGAAGCTGTCATCACCAACTTTTTGGGTGGTTTTAGGGGTGATCTTGAGTGCCTGACTCCTCGTCATCGAAGACCCATCCAAGATCTTCTAGAACCTAATTCGCGATCAGGACAAGCAACCAGTCAAAGGCCTCATCATGACAAATCCGAGCCCGATGAAGAATCTTCCTTTGGTGGACCCCTTTTGGCTTGGCAGTCTTGGTCAATAGCTACACCAAAGGGTGTAGATAGTCGTACTCGGCTCAATCTTGAATTTTCAACCAATCAAAATCCAAACAGCAAATATGAGAGCCAACACCTAGAGGCGAATCTACTCGCTTTCGCAAAGCCCACAAAATTCCACATTCCTTCCTATCGCAGCCGCATTGTTGAACAGAGCAAAGCCTCGACCCGGAGCTCAAACACCgcaaggaggagaaagagattACATCCGGCTGCGAGCACGTCAGCACGAAGCACCACAGGAGCTCGGGCTTTTGACAAACCCGAACGAACTGATGGATCTTACATAGATGATCTGCTGTAGCTCACTGGAACTTGTGTTTTTTTAGACCAAGGCAACCCCATCCGCCTTCCCGTCCCTTGCCTATTCTTTCCCTCAACCTActttcaacaacatcagcgTTTTTACACTCTTTTGCTGACGTTGTTTTTCTCACGTACACGCGGTTTTCGGATAGACTCACGGCAATTTGGAGGATAGACAGATACCACGACGCAAATCTATACCCCTGAAAACTAGAGCTTCCGACTCCACCCCTAGATTCAATCCTGAGATCTCAACACTTAACAACAACCATATCCAACGTCCCAACCCGGACACCACcccgccagcaacaaacagcATCCAAAATGACTGACAtcgacctcaccaccctccccccgaACTTCTACCCCACCTACGAAacctgcccctccatctctcCCCTCTGCCCCGTCAAGGCCACAACCCTAGGCtactcccccaacctccccgtcaacgtcttcctcgccgtcggcttcggccttTTCGggatcatcaccctcctcaccggcctctGGAAAAAAACATGGggcttctccaccaccgtaGCAGCAGGTTGCATCCTCGAATGTGTAGGCTACATCGGTCGCGTCCTCCTCAGCGAAAACGCCTGGAACGCCGACGCGTTCAAGATGCAGATTGTGGCTATTGTTCTTGGCCCAACGCTGGTGTGCGTCGGGTTGTATCTAACGTTACGACACATCGTCATCAGCTTGAACCCGGAGATGTCGAGGATCGCACCGAGACTGTACCCGATATTCTTTGTGCCCGCGGATGTGAGCTGCTTGGTGATTCAGGCCATTGGCGGGGGGGTTGCGGCcgcggcggggagggataACTATGATATTTTGAAGCACGGGAATCGGATCATCATGGCGGGGATCGTGCTTCAGGTTTTGGTTCTGGGGGCGTTTGGTGGGTTGGCGGGCGATTACCTAGTCAGGGTGAGGAAAGGTTTTAGGCAAAACCCTGGGATGGAAGGGAGCGCGCTgtggaaggatgggaagttTAGGGGATTCTTGTGGGCGATGGGGGGCGCGTATGCTGCGCTGTTGATTAGGTGTGTTTACCGGATTGCTGAGATggcgggagggtgggggaatCATATCATGCAGCATGAGTCGAGctttgtggtgttggagagcTTTATGGTGCTGATTGCGTGCGGGTTGTTGGCTTGTGCCGCGCCTGGGGTTTTGTTCCCTGAGATGTCGCATGACCAGAGGATGAAGAATATGGGCAAGGGGAGGCAGCAGGGGGGTGTGGATGTGGAGAGCGGTGCGGGAGAGAAGACTGCAGGTACTGGTGCTAGTGCCAGTCCTTCTGATACGGAGAGGCGGCCGGGGACTGGGGAGGGAatttgagaagaaggcctggGATAATTGGGATATGTGGCGACGGATCTTGAGGACATGCTGAGATCAGGACTGGAGTTCAAAGTCATTTTTGTCCCTTCCAGGCAAACAAAAGGTTTTACGCATGAACTCGAATGCATCTGAGCATAAAATGTGGCCCTGGTCGTGCGGCTGAGCCACGTGGGGGTCCAGAACTCCGAAAGAAAACAGTGTCGAGGTTCATTCTCAAGATTCCAGCAGTTCAGAGCCTATGTCGAAGCATAGTTGTGAAAACAAGTCATATGCCGCAATGTACAAACCTTATCTTCACCGTTTACCCGCTAGAACTATTGGAAAAAGCGAGAgttccatcaccacatcgCTTGGCACGTATCCGCTTCGTTGGGCTGACGCCAAGCCGTTCTGGGATGCCATTTTCAACGCCGAGACAAAATCAGGGGTCCAGATTGGCCGGAAGAGCCCACTTGTCATGTCAAGATCTTGTGCCGCCGCTTGACCCCTTTTGGACAGGGGGTGCGGCGCAGGCGATCTCGTTCTTTTTTCCCGCTGGGTTGCGGGatgctgccctcctccctacCTCCTTTTCGCGCCCGATCGCGTCTCTGCGCGGCACATTTCTATCTCCATTTTGACCTACCTTGGCCACCGGGAGGAAGGACAAGCATCGGCAACTTTCGTTAACGTCCCGAACCCAACCCGGCGATAGGTATATATCCCCATCCAGCATGGCTATCAGCCGGGCCTGGGCCGCCGAGGGCTTACGGTCTTTTTCCAACCGTCCACGTCCTGTACCGACTAGGTTTTGGGTTATCAGTTTGGCTAGCATCTTCGTTCTCGCGTTGCTCTTCGTCGGCCACACATCTGACAGCTTGCCGTCAATTCCTGGCTTGAACAAGGAGCCTGAGAAAGctcaaccaccgccgccaacgCCCGAGTCCAACGACCCACCAAAGGGACCAGCAAAGAACTACGACCCTGAAGAATTCGACCTTGACGAAAACGGGCTGAAGATGTGGGAACCCCCACACATGGACGCCCTCGTCCACGGAGTCCACGCCTCTGATGGCGTCAAGAGAAAGCCAACATACCCCCtcgaccccttcccccaaacaCCAATGACCTCACCGGTGCAAGACAACCGTCCCCGCCCCTGGCTCGGAGCCGTCATCTGCTCCGCCTGGGACATCAAACGCCGCATGCTGATCCGCTACACCTGGATGAAGATGTTCAAAGACGTGCCCATGGACCAACGCTtcgtcatctccaaccccggcCCGGACTGGCGAGCCGTCATCCAGCAGGAAAACGCCACGTTTGGCGACATGATTGTGTTGGACCACCTCCACGAAGACGACTTCACCGCCAACACGGTGAAAACCGTAGAGTTTTACCGGTGGCTGTCGGATAAGTCCCCGGTGAAGTACGAGTTTGTCTCCAAAATGGACACTGACCTCTGGGTCAACGCTCGTGCGTATTGGGACCGGCAGCTCCTCCCTAGACTGGACGTCGTCAAATCTGCCGATGGCAACACAGTCACGGGTTATAAAGCAAAcgtcaaccacaccaccatcgggCAGTTTTATTACGACAATTACCACCGCACGGCGTTTCCTCATGGGGCGATTTACACTGTTACTTGGGATATTGTTAACTTGCTGCCTAAACTGCAAGATAAACACCACATTATCGCCGGGGAGGACGTCACCATGGCTTGGCTGCTTATCAAGGGTCATCAAAAAGTCACCATGGCCATTCTGACGCAGGAAGAGAAATTCGAATTCGACCACAAGGACACCCGGCCAGGGGAGAGGACTCcctgggcgaggaaggggacggATGTTACTTCTAGCTGGCATGCTATGTACGGGAGTGAGATCTTGGCCATTCaccagctcaagaaggatgatgaCTGGCTTATGGTGGCGGAGTGTTTTGACGAGAGGGGGATCAAGGAGATGCCGCCTTATCCCGAGAAGGAGCCCGAGGATAAGGGGGAAAAGCCGGGGTATCCGAGGCCGTTTTGGACGCAGATCCCGAATGACTTTTGGGAGACGGATGTGGATGGGACGTTGCTTTGTAATGGGATTTGGAAGTTGGAgccgggggtggggagggatatgaagaagaagcccgaggGGGAATGAGGTGAGATCTAATGTGTATTGTCAtggtgtgtttttttttctgtgtAAATGTTGGGTATCTTATCTGGGCATCTATGTTGTTTTGTGGAGTTGATGGTTGGGCAGACAAGTGGTGCCCTGGTCTGGGAAGATGCCCGTGACGATAATGGGTTGGATATAAGCTTGGTATAGAGAATTATATAGAACTGAAAAAGTAAAATCCAATCGTGGCTATGTACAAGGATTCTTATGGCTCAACTTCCAGCGGCTTGTGAAATCCAAAAATTCCACGGTGACCAAATCCCCAGCCATCCATCCTACGTGTGCCAGTTGCTTGGATCAATTCATGTTGAAGTCAGCAGGTGTGCTCTTTCTGTTCTCACTGAGGGCCGGTCCACGGCCTTTATCTCCCTGCTCGCATCGTCAAACTCACGGCTCCTTCCCCGACAGCATTATGTCGCCTTGGTGTCATGTAAGCTACCCACTGCCCAGAAGTCCAGTCCCGAAGAGGGGAAGGATCCCCGCGGACCCACTGACGCAAATGTTGTTCCCAAACGAGACCATATATCCAGTGGAATGGGTATACCGGGCATAAGTGCTGGTTCCGGTCGTGCATAATGAAAGTCGGTGCGGTCtgatggaaagggggctTCCACTCCTGTGAATCGCTAGCCACCATGCCCATCGGATCGGTATACACCGACAGAGTATGCATGTTATGAGGCTGGTGCCATCGGATCATGCTGCTCAAAGTGGTGCTCTTGATAGTCGCAAAGTAACCCATGAGCCATTCTTTTCGGGGCATTTTGAGATCTTCGCAATCCCAGACGGCAATCTCTGCTCTCTCTGTCGGGTATCTGAACCCGACAGCCGCCCAGTATTGCGACGTAGCCAAGGGAATCACCAATACCTCCGCAGGAACCTCGGCGCCAAACTCAAGCCAGACTTGGAGCTCATTCCATATCGAGACAGGAACGGCGCCTTTATACGAAAAAGCAAAGAGAAAGATGAAGATACTAAGCGTATCCCTCCAAGGGGATTTGCTCCCGATCGCCATACCATCTTGCCGATTAGCAGTCAAAGATTCGCGCCACTCAGTTACACTGAACCATGGAACTTCTCTGGTTCCAATTTGCGGATAACCAACGTTTGGGGATAAACCGCGCTCCAACAAGGCTCTTAAAATGGGGGAGACGTCCATGAATTGCTGGCTCTTGAATTGCTTGCGCGTACCACTCACGATGCTCGCGAGGGTCAGCAACTTGTGAGAATCGTCGCCCAAGAGACGGGGGTCCTGTAACCTCCACATCACATAGTTCAGCATCGGCGCAGCCATGTCCGTTGCAATGGCAAATAGAGAGCCTGGCTGATTCTCCGGGTGGCAAATTTGAAAGCCATCCCCGCGCATGATCACAAACCAATCTTTGGGCGGCTCCGCGGTAGAAGAGTCGGTGGCCACGGAATATTGCCGGAAAGCGTCAATCTCGTCCAACAAGGTAAATACCCATGAAGCTGGCGGGGCAGTCATGGCAAAACCTGTCTTTGCCAGACATTCTATCATGGCCGGCAACCGCCGCTCCTGCGCAGCCCTCGCATCGAGTTGTTTTCGCGGTGTAAAATTTGTTTGTGTGAAACTCAAGGCTTTGAACTCGGCCAAGTACGTAGTCAGAATCCCTTCCGCTACCCAATCGTCGTCAATTTTCCAATTGGGCGCCAAATCTCGCAGCTCGGTGCACAAAAAGTCGGATACTGAGCGGTGCGTGAAATCCGCCGCGTGTTTCCGGTCCGAGTTCAAGGTCCTGACCTCGATCAGGCCTTTGCACCAACTTTGCAACCTCTCGGCCGTCTGTATTTCTCGTTTCCTGTAATCGTGCTCGTTGGAGCAAAGAGGAACcggaaagagaaaaggccTATCCTCATAGTTGTGTTGGCAGTTATCAAACGAGTCGAATATGTAAGAGAGACCGAACAATGTGAGTGCTTGGGACGTGGTCACGTTTTTGGCTGGTGAAAAGTTGTTCGAATAATCCCCGGCAATGCAGTAGCCACGAAGTCGTAACATCATCGCCAGTACGAAGTGCGCTCCTCTGGCATGATGCTTGGGAATAGTCTTGAAGATCCTCCGGAAAAACTCATTGAGTTCGTCTGGTGCTGTTTCGATAAGCCGGTGGATCGTGTGGAATGATGTACTCCGCTGGTTCGGGAGTTCTTCCTCTATAAGCTTCAGTAAGAACACAACCCACAAGAAGACACCTTTGGCGTTGTCGATGATCAGCCGAGTTGTCTTATCCTGACGACCATCGGTGTCTGACAGTGCAACACGCTGGAAATAAGGGTTGGAACTGAGCCTTTCATGTACCAGCGCGCCGATGTCAGCATCAGTGAGATGGTGGAGTGTAATGCGATGCGCACAATGCAAAGCTCCAAGTATCGGAGTTTCTTCTCGGCTTGAAACACAAAGCTTCACGTTCCTGTGTTTTGCCCAGCTGCCTAGCCTGTCACAGAAAGCCCAGAGAGACTGGCTAGGCTCGTCAAACTCATCGAGGCCGTCAATGAAAAGACAGATCTTGAACCGAGCAGATATCTCTTCAGCTGTCAATAGCCTTTTGACGGCGTTGTTGATCTGGGTATCTGATATGGTTGGTATCGGAGATTTCGCTAGCGACATTGCAGCGTACCTCCTTGGAGCCCAATGATCCGGAAAGAGTATACTGGTAAGCTCAGAATTGCCCCTGAGTATGTCATATATTATTCCTCTCAAGAGCCCGCGTGTAGTCTTTTGCTCTGCTGTTCCGATcttccaaaaaaagaaacgcGAGCAAATGAGTTGCTTTGGTGACGGGCCTGAGGCGGCCCAAGACTCAAGACACTGTTGGGTTGTAGAATGTGTGGCCAAGTACTTCATCAGAGTTGACTTGCCAGCTCCAGGTTTGCCTGCAATGTGGTAAATACCCGAACCCGATCTTAACCAGTGGAGAAACTCTTGGGAGGCGTTAACCCTGGCGGGATCCTCGATGTCTGGCGAACTATCGCCACTCTCCACCCCCGACGGCCGCCCAAGCATCCAGGAGAATGTGGTACATGCTGGATCGGCAATCTCTTCGAAACGCTTATCAGCAGTAGCCGGCCTCAGGGCGCCCAAAATAGTCGCCTGATTCATCGACTCCAACGAGGCCTCGGACAAATATATTGCGTCTTTGATCATCTGCAATAGGTCCAACTTCTCGGTGAGCTTTGCAAGCTCTAATGACAGCGCATCCTTGACTGTTTGCAGGTCCGACTTGTTAATTAGCCTAGTAAGCTCTTCTAGTGGATCGAGCTTCTGACTGATGGCTTCCAGTTTTGTTATCAACTGTGGGCTACGTTGCTCGGAGGCTGCGAGCAGCTGTTTTATTACTGAAACATCGTTACTGAGTTGGAGAAGTTAGAGGACAGGTACCTGGCCGGCCGAAAGTGAAATCTAGCGTGTGACCTTACTTGGTGGTAATTGCAAGTGCAGTTCTCAGTTGGCCCGTTGCCGATTCCAGCTCTTTCTGCAGATCCTGAAGCTCCGACTTGTGCTTTGTGTATTGGGCTTTGGCTTGCAGGGCACTGGCAACCGAAGATGGCTTGCGAGCTTTGCACAGGTCGAGCATGGCTCTTATTTCCTTGATCGTTGCAGAACACCGCTCCGATGCTAATCTCGCGGACGCGTCGAGCCTGGGGTTGGCAAGCTGGCCAAGTGCAGCATCGAACTGACTCATGGCAAGGAGCAGTTTGTCTGTTTGTTTGGTGAAACCCGAAGTCGACTTGTACAGGTCCCAAAGTGTTTTTCCAGTTTTGACAGCAATGTCAACCGTAGAGAGCACGTTGACTGCCAACGAAAAGGCTGATATCGGGTCCATATTTTCGGTCTTTGAATTGAGAGCAGCGCTCAACACGAGATTCGCTGCTTTGCTTGGGCGCCTTTGAGAACTTGAAGAAATCCGACCGAGTGCTGGTCATGATCAAGGTTGGAAATGATTCGGGCAGGATGGAATTTTGGGCTGCAGCCAGCAATGGGTGTTCACAGCCTCAGTTGGAGGCTGTGTGCCTGCATGTAGTACCTATGCTTGGCACGCTTACCTGCATTATACCGGACCTAGGTATGCAGATAACACAAGCCAACGGTTGTTCTTGCTCGTTGATGTCAAGATCGCATCGGTCCAATCACCTGTAACCGTTCTACGTGAGTTATTTGGAAGTCGATGTGCAAGCAATGTTagctaccttaccttacccACTCACTTCTATGCTCATCATAGTACAGTATATAGGTAGGTACTTCGTTTGCAGGGCTTAATTGAAGTATATATGAAAGTTGGAGATTGTATATGAGGTAGGTATGCGGGTCGGTAGGTGGTATTCAAGATCTGAAGTTATATCTTGCAAGTATCTCTGGGCCTGGATAGGCACCTACAAATATGTAAGCCTAGGTAAGGTAGTAGAAATCGATTCCATTGATGCTGACGTGCCCAATGCGGCTCTAGTACGCTAACACTTGTCAAAGTGAAGGTCCGCTCTTGCCGAGCAAACACCCATCAGGCGGTTCAGCTTGTTTTGGTCTGATAGTGATCCAGATGACAGCGGCGTAGATTTCTCACGGGCTGACAGCATGACCTACAATGGCGGCCCAGCCTCGCCAGTACCAATTTTCACCATGCATAACCAGATGCCATGATATGATTCCAGCACCCAATCCCGCGAGGCTGTCACAGGCAACAGCCAAAGCAAtgtgcaaaaaaaaaaacaccattccacattcctcctcccctaccCCTTAGCATGCCACCAAGAcataaacaccaccacaaccccgccCAGAACTCATTCCACCacccttgacctccttgatcaccaccaaaacaatgCCCAACATCCTCCCAATCTACCACCGAACCTGGGAAACCCTCCGCCCCTGGGCAATCCCCTGGaaacacctccccaaaaccgccttccacaaccccccaacccccaaactcgACGATGACAATAACCTCGTCTCTTCCGACCTCCCCGAAGTCCGCCCCCTCGACCTCCTAGTCCCCTACCACCCAGAGCGTCAACTAGGCAAAGAAGTCATTGTCTACactccgcctcccccttcctcaccccccgtTGAACACCCCCAAAACGGCAATCCTGAACCCCGGTGGCGCCGTCACCgtattctcctcctcgcaaTAGCGATCATCCTCGCCGGTGGGATGATCACAGGGGGAATAATAGCCGGTTTCATCGCTACACgcccaccacagcaaccgcaacaacagcagggTGGGACTGTGAACGACAATAATGGCCAGTGAGTCGATA
The sequence above is a segment of the Podospora pseudoanserina strain CBS 124.78 chromosome 5, whole genome shotgun sequence genome. Coding sequences within it:
- a CDS encoding hypothetical protein (EggNog:ENOG503P2NJ; COG:S), translating into MSNSSNPNPSSSSSSLLTPSPSSPAGTPTPFGSNVPTPHGGQNVPPQPPAPVPTLVTHRQQQPPVGLTYTGRRTHKKSRTGCAICKARKIKCDERHPSCLNCISHGVECPFLTAPPGTATPVTLGIPNRTSGARHAAKTATRASRSPSSPSGPYPHSQSVESDALPLLELELLHNFTSRTYLTLASDAGVREFWRVDVVDAALKCDFIMRAVLAISSLHLAYHQESSEKRDFYTAQGMVLHQKASREAMKYLSDDGQHHLLRVDKDAAARLFLFSMLTIYFALASPRRPHSEGGSFFINETSSFPEWTFLVTGAKSLSSVLGPRGHETMLAPFLAYGGQRWRTHRAKMQESQMGEAWGPLSALRQNILVSMQKQEGQEGAQERLATYIHALDELELSLVIITREQNGEGAEEEKDVLDAMLWLWEVSDSLVPLLKIPTPEAVAIFAHFCILWKHHERTWWLQGWGDHLVERAHEILDEEHREWIEWPMRVVGLGLGR
- a CDS encoding hypothetical protein (EggNog:ENOG503P0AE; COG:S), yielding MTDIDLTTLPPNFYPTYETCPSISPLCPVKATTLGYSPNLPVNVFLAVGFGLFGIITLLTGLWKKTWGFSTTVAAGCILECVGYIGRVLLSENAWNADAFKMQIVAIVLGPTLVCVGLYLTLRHIVISLNPEMSRIAPRLYPIFFVPADVSCLVIQAIGGGVAAAAGRDNYDILKHGNRIIMAGIVLQVLVLGAFGGLAGDYLVRVRKGFRQNPGMEGSALWKDGKFRGFLWAMGGAYAALLIRCVYRIAEMAGGWGNHIMQHESSFVVLESFMVLIACGLLACAAPGVLFPEMSHDQRMKNMGKGRQQGGVDVESGAGEKTAGTGASASPSDTERRPGTGEGI
- a CDS encoding hypothetical protein (CAZy:GT31; COG:G; EggNog:ENOG503Q4NP), with protein sequence MAISRAWAAEGLRSFSNRPRPVPTRFWVISLASIFVLALLFVGHTSDSLPSIPGLNKEPEKAQPPPPTPESNDPPKGPAKNYDPEEFDLDENGLKMWEPPHMDALVHGVHASDGVKRKPTYPLDPFPQTPMTSPVQDNRPRPWLGAVICSAWDIKRRMLIRYTWMKMFKDVPMDQRFVISNPGPDWRAVIQQENATFGDMIVLDHLHEDDFTANTVKTVEFYRWLSDKSPVKYEFVSKMDTDLWVNARAYWDRQLLPRLDVVKSADGNTVTGYKANVNHTTIGQFYYDNYHRTAFPHGAIYTVTWDIVNLLPKLQDKHHIIAGEDVTMAWLLIKGHQKVTMAILTQEEKFEFDHKDTRPGERTPWARKGTDVTSSWHAMYGSEILAIHQLKKDDDWLMVAECFDERGIKEMPPYPEKEPEDKGEKPGYPRPFWTQIPNDFWETDVDGTLLCNGIWKLEPGVGRDMKKKPEGE
- a CDS encoding hypothetical protein (EggNog:ENOG503P1CI; COG:S); amino-acid sequence: MDPISAFSLAVNVLSTVDIAVKTGKTLWDLYKSTSGFTKQTDKLLLAMSQFDAALGQLANPRLDASARLASERCSATIKEIRAMLDLCKARKPSSVASALQAKAQYTKHKSELQDLQKELESATGQLRTALAITTNNDVSVIKQLLAASEQRSPQLITKLEAISQKLDPLEELTRLINKSDLQTVKDALSLELAKLTEKLDLLQMIKDAIYLSEASLESMNQATILGALRPATADKRFEEIADPACTTFSWMLGRPSGVESGDSSPDIEDPARVNASQEFLHWLRSGSGIYHIAGKPGAGKSTLMKYLATHSTTQQCLESWAASGPSPKQLICSRFFFWKIGTAEQKTTRGLLRGIIYDILRGNSELTSILFPDHWAPRRYAAMSLAKSPIPTISDTQINNAVKRLLTAEEISARFKICLFIDGLDEFDEPSQSLWAFCDRLGSWAKHRNVKLCVSSREETPILGALHCAHRITLHHLTDADIGALVHERLSSNPYFQRVALSDTDGRQDKTTRLIIDNAKGVFLWVVFLLKLIEEELPNQRSTSFHTIHRLIETAPDELNEFFRRIFKTIPKHHARGAHFVLAMMLRLRGYCIAGDYSNNFSPAKNVTTSQALTLFGLSYIFDSFDNCQHNYEDRPFLFPVPLCSNEHDYRKREIQTAERLQSWCKGLIEVRTLNSDRKHAADFTHRSVSDFLCTELRDLAPNWKIDDDWVAEGILTTYLAEFKALSFTQTNFTPRKQLDARAAQERRLPAMIECLAKTGFAMTAPPASWVFTLLDEIDAFRQYSVATDSSTAEPPKDWFVIMRGDGFQICHPENQPGSLFAIATDMAAPMLNYVMWRLQDPRLLGDDSHKLLTLASIVSGTRKQFKSQQFMDVSPILRALLERGLSPNVGYPQIGTREVPWFSVTEWRESLTANRQDGMAIGSKSPWRDTLSIFIFLFAFSYKGAVPVSIWNELQVWLEFGAEVPAEVLVIPLATSQYWAAVGFRYPTERAEIAVWDCEDLKMPRKEWLMGYFATIKSTTLSSMIRWHQPHNMHTLSVYTDPMGMVASDSQEWKPPFHQTAPTFIMHDRNQHLCPVYPFHWIYGLVWEQHLRQWVRGDPSPLRDWTSGQWVAYMTPRRHNAVGEGAVSLTMRAGR